The DNA window GCGCACCGGTCATGCGCCGTCTTATCCGGGAAAAGTGAGAGGGCAAACTAACAAAATTCGTAGGATGCACCTACACCGGCCAACTTATCTGGCTCTGCTTCCGCCGGACCTACTTCGCCAGTTTTACGGCCATCTCCGTCACCTGACGAATCCAGCGGGCAGGTTTCTTTTCGCCGGGCACCACCACCCGGTACGGCCCCATGCCATCGGCCAGCGGAGCCCCATCGACGCTGTCGGCCAGTAAAATCGTGCGCGTCGAAAAGTCGGGATCAAGCTCGGCGAGTGCAAATACGACTTCGTAGCCATCGGCAGCTTTCACGACGACGTATTTGGTCAGGTTCTTCCCTTTCAGCGCAGTCCCCGTACTGGCCCCGCCTGATTCAGCAGCGCAATCAGGGGGATGCCCGAGTAAGTATGTTCCTTACCGTCGCGGTCAGTGGTGGTGACGGCAGTGTGCGACATGGCCTTGATGTCGGCTGGTTTCAGGGTCAGCGGTTTGGTAAGTTCGCCCGAAATCGTGATCGTCTGGGCAAATGAAATCGTCGTCAGCAGCAGCGCGACAACAGTAAACAGAAGTTGAATTTTTGCCCGTGAGCCATTCATAGAAAAGGCCGTTATATTTTCACAAATATAACGGCCGATCGTTGTCTTTTACTGTCGGATGGCACGATTGATATATGTAGAGACGCGACCCTTCGCGTCTCAGCCCCCGGATGGTTTTTGCACCGGATGGCGTTGTTGCTGACGCATCCGGGCTGACGCGTGCTGAGACGCGAAGGATCGCGTCTCTACACAACTGGATGGCACTACCTACTCCCAGCCCAGTGTGATCTAGGCTGGCGCAAAAAAAGAGACGCAACGTCCGGGTCACCGGTGCGATTGCGTCTCTACAAAATCTACTGCCAAATCTGGTCGGCCTTACTTCATCGTCCAGTGGAAACCGTCGTTCTCGATCAGCTTCATGGCCGCTTCGGGGCCCCAGGTACCGGGCTCGTAGTTCGGAAAATCGGTTGGCTTCGTGTTGTCCCAGTTTTCAATGATTGGCGTTACCACCTTCCAGGCCGCTTCGACCTGATCGGCCCGCATGAACAGCGTCGCGTCGCCAGTCATGGCGTCGAGCAGCAGCGTTTCGTAGGCTTCCGGCTCCTGCCCT is part of the Spirosoma rhododendri genome and encodes:
- a CDS encoding molybdopterin-binding protein; translated protein: MNGSRAKIQLLFTVVALLLTTISFAQTITISGELTKPLTLKPADIKAMSHTAVTTTDRDGKEHTYSGIPLIALLNQAGPVRGLR